GACTTTCCCAATGCCAACTTAATTTCTATCGATTATGACTCAAGCGTAAGCAAAGTTAACCAAATTAACCGCATAAAGCTAATGATCAACATAGCAAAAAATAAAAATTACTGATTACTTTTACTCATTCAAAAAGATCAACTTGAAAGTAAAAATATGAAAATGTCTTCTCTATGCTCGTTTATTCTAAAACGAGGCATAGAGGCGGCATTTTTTTTGCGATTTATCATTAATTTAATCAAAAAAGTCTTAACAGGGCTTATCTCCGCAGAAGTCCACAAATCCCGTTCAATCGATCATAATTAAAAATGTCATAATTAACGGAATACTCTTTTTTCACTATTAACATAGTGAAAAAGGTACACTAAGGGTAAAGAGTGAGATAAAATAAAGGCAAAGATTTCACAAGGTAAAAAAGAAAAATAGTCTAATATAAAGGAGAACATCATATGGCCTACAATTCACCAGAAAAAATAGTCGAAATTACAATAAATAATGGAGTGAAGAAATCAAAATTTCCTCTATCACAATCTCTTATTTTAGGATTCCAAGCAGGCGCATTTATTGCGTTAGGTTATTTGCTTTGCGTTCGGACAACAGCAACATTAACTGGAGATTTGGCCGGATTAAGTAGTTTGATAGGTGGTGCTGTATTTCCAATCGGGCTCATTCTTACTTTACTTGCAGGTGGAGAACTTCTGACGGGGAATATGATGGTTATGCCTCTAGCCAGGTATGCAAAAAAAATTAACACAAAACAAGTGATAAAGAATTGGTTCTTTATAACAATTAGTAACTTTATTGGGGCTATTTTTGTTGCCTATTTTTTCGGGCATTTGATTGGCTTGACAGAAACAGGACCTTACTTAGCAAAAACTGTTGCTACTGCTGGACTGAAAATACACACAACGTTTATGCAAGCATTTCTTTCCGGAATTGGCTGTAATTATTTAGTTACCGCGGCTGTATGGCTTTGCTACGGTGCAGAAGATATCACCGGAAAAGTTTTCGGTATCTGGGTTCCAACCATGACCTTTGTTGCTGTTGGATTCCAGCACGTTGTCGCCAATATGTTTATCATTCCCGCTGCTATTTTTGCAGGTCACTTTACTTGGATGGATTATTTACACAATTTTATCCCTGTATTCTTAGGAAATGCCGTTGGTGGAAGCGTATTCATCTCGATGGCCTACTGGTATGCCTTTAAGAAAAAGGAATCTAGCATTAAGCAGTCAAATGATTTTCTTACTTCAAAAAAAGGTGCGTAGAAAATCCATAATAGAATGTATTTAACCCCAAGATGATAGCCATTGAATTAAATTGTTTTTACCAACCACCCTCATGCTTGCAAAGGGTGGTTTTCTGCAAATAGAACATTAGAACTAGTCCTCTTTGCTACTTTGTAGTATATTCGATATAATATTAATTTTAAAAATGTTTAAACAATTGATATAGATTACTGGTAACTAGTCTTTTACTGTTTCAAATGACCCCTTCGTTTAGGCAATGCAAATTTAATCATAGGAGATGATGAGTATGCGGCTCATATTTCTAGCATTCTTAGTTCCCCAAAAATACTTTCCCGCTTTTGTTAATAGTAAGACATCCTCAGCAATGGTAATCAACCAAAATACTAGTAAATTAATTTTAGGAATAACCGTTATCATTTTACTTATTCTTTTTATCGTTAAAAAATATGTGACCCATTTAAAAGATAAGCTCTATTCTAATTATCAGCAGCTTTTACGTGCAAATCAAGAATTAGCAGTCGCAAAAGAAAATTTACAAATCAATTACAATGAACTTTTGGACAAACAGTCTGCACTCATTACAAGTGAAGAACGATACCGCCTTGCTGT
The Neobacillus sp. PS3-40 genome window above contains:
- a CDS encoding formate/nitrite transporter family protein, producing MAYNSPEKIVEITINNGVKKSKFPLSQSLILGFQAGAFIALGYLLCVRTTATLTGDLAGLSSLIGGAVFPIGLILTLLAGGELLTGNMMVMPLARYAKKINTKQVIKNWFFITISNFIGAIFVAYFFGHLIGLTETGPYLAKTVATAGLKIHTTFMQAFLSGIGCNYLVTAAVWLCYGAEDITGKVFGIWVPTMTFVAVGFQHVVANMFIIPAAIFAGHFTWMDYLHNFIPVFLGNAVGGSVFISMAYWYAFKKKESSIKQSNDFLTSKKGA